The following coding sequences lie in one Gorilla gorilla gorilla isolate KB3781 chromosome 5, NHGRI_mGorGor1-v2.1_pri, whole genome shotgun sequence genomic window:
- the H1-1 gene encoding histone H1.1 translates to MSETVPPAPAASTAPEKLLAGKKAKKPAKAAAASKKKPAGPSVSELIVQAASSSKERGGVSLAALKKALAAAGYDVEKNNSRIKLGIKSLVSKGTLVQTKGTGASGSFKLNKKASSVETKPGASKVAAKTKATGASKKLKKATGASKKTVKTPKKAKKPAATRKSSKNPKKPKTVKPKKVAKSPAKAKAVKPKAAKAKVTKPKTAKPKKAAPKKK, encoded by the coding sequence ATGTCCGAAACAGTGCCTCCCGCTCCCGCTGCTTCTACTGCTCCTGAGAAACTTTTAGCTGGCAAGAAGGCAAAGAAACCTGCCAAGGCTGCAGCAGCCTCCAAGAAAAAGCCCGCTGGTCCTTCCGTGTCAGAGCTGATCGTGCAGGCTGCTTCTTCCTCTAAGGAGCGTGGTGGTGTGTCGTTGGCAGCTCTTAAAAAGGCGCTGGCGGCCGCAGGCTACGACGTGGAGAAGAACAACAGCCGCATTAAGCTGGGCATTAAGAGCCTGGTAAGCAAGGGAACGTTGGTGCAGACAAAGGGCACCGGAGCCTCGGGTTCCTTCAAGCTCAACAAGAAGGCGTCCTCCGTGGAAACCAAGCCCGGCGCCTCAAAGGTGGCTGCAAAAACTAAGGCAACGGGTGCATCTAAAAAGCTCAAAAAGGCCACGGGGGCTAGCAAAAAGACCGTCAAGACTCCGAAAAAGGCTAAAAAGCCTGCGGCAACAAGGAAATCCTCCAAGAATCcgaaaaaacccaaaactgtaaagcCCAAGAAAGTAGCTAAAAGCCCTGCTAAAGCTAAGGCTGTAAAACCCAAGGCGGCCAAGGCTAAGGTGACGAAGCCAAAGACTGCCAAACCCAAGAAAGCGGCACCCAAGAAAAAGTAA
- the LOC129534195 gene encoding histone H4, translating into MSGRGKGGKGLGKGGAKRHRKVLRDNIQGITKPAIRRLARRGGVKRISGLIYEETRGVLKVFLENVIRDAVTYTEHAKRKTVTAMDVVYALKRQGRTLYGFGG; encoded by the coding sequence ATGTCTGGACGTGGTAAGGGCGGGAAGGGTTTGGGTAAGGGGGGTGCCAAGCGCCACCGCAAGGTGTTGCGTGACAACATCCAGGGCATCACCAAGCCGGCCATCCGGCGTCTGGCCCGGCGTGGCGGTGTGAAGCGGATCTCTGGTCTGATCTACGAGGAGACTCGCGGGGTGCTCAAGGTGTTTTTGGAGAACGTGATCCGTGACGCTGTCACCTATACGGAGCACGCCAAGCGCAAGACGGTCACTGCCATGGACGTGGTCTACGCGCTCAAGCGCCAGGGACGCACCCTTTATGGCTTTGGCGGTTAA